The Girardinichthys multiradiatus isolate DD_20200921_A chromosome 6, DD_fGirMul_XY1, whole genome shotgun sequence genome window below encodes:
- the LOC124869523 gene encoding transmembrane protein 69-like isoform X1, translating into MLRYSTGRQILFGLPVWRCVQQKTRPPNYTTGAQLLFHSQASSVFMPLRPSSSSRCRSIRPVSWMASRLCHRDSRDTSEKEDGSKGFSMRALTQTPKPALYLGFSGLIPFLSAPLLMAATQSFYPEVAYAQMVYGASIVSFLGGARWGFAIPTGSPAKPDWMNLGNSVVPSLLAWLALLCRDNITEGAIVVIMGLGLSLHYDLTLLPGYPTWFRAMRTVLTLVATFSLVATLILKKVCVERKLKEMEK; encoded by the exons ATGCTGAGGTATTCAACCGGAAGACAGATCTTATTTGGG CTTCCAGTGTGGAGATGTGTCCAGCAGAAAACCAGGCCACCTAACTACACAACAGGAGCCCAGCTGCTGTTTCATTCTCAAGCCTCCTCTGTGTTTATGCCACTCAGACCATCATCCAGCAGCAGATGTCGGAGCATCAGGCCTGTGAGCTGGATGGCCTCACGTCTGTGTCACAGGGATTCAAGAGACACCTCAGAGAAGGAGGACGGCAGCAAAGGCTTCAGCATGAGGGCCCTCACTCAGACACCCAAACCTGCTCTCTACCTCGGATTCTCCGGCCTCATCCCATTTCTCTCTGCCCCACTGTTAATGGCTGCCACCCAGTCCTTCTACCCTGAAGTAGCCTATGCCCAGATGGTGTACGGAGCCTCTATAGTGTCCTTCCTTGGAGGTGCCCGCTGGGGATTTGCCATCCCCACTGGTAGCCCTGCCAAGCCAGACTGGATGAACTTGGGCAACAGTGTGGTGCCGTCACTCTTAGCTTGGTTGGCGCTGCTCTGCAGGGACAATATTACAGAAGGAGCCATAGTGGTTATAATGGGACTGGGTCTGTCTCTGCATTATGACCTGACCTTGCTGCCAGGCTACCCCACCTGGTTCAGAGCCATGAGGACTGTCCTCACTCTGGTCGCCACCTTCTCACTGGTTGCAACACTGATACTCAAAAAAGTCTGTGTAGAGAGAAAACTCAAAGAGATGGAGAAGTGA
- the LOC124869523 gene encoding transmembrane protein 69-like isoform X2, protein MASRLCHRDSRDTSEKEDGSKGFSMRALTQTPKPALYLGFSGLIPFLSAPLLMAATQSFYPEVAYAQMVYGASIVSFLGGARWGFAIPTGSPAKPDWMNLGNSVVPSLLAWLALLCRDNITEGAIVVIMGLGLSLHYDLTLLPGYPTWFRAMRTVLTLVATFSLVATLILKKVCVERKLKEMEK, encoded by the coding sequence ATGGCCTCACGTCTGTGTCACAGGGATTCAAGAGACACCTCAGAGAAGGAGGACGGCAGCAAAGGCTTCAGCATGAGGGCCCTCACTCAGACACCCAAACCTGCTCTCTACCTCGGATTCTCCGGCCTCATCCCATTTCTCTCTGCCCCACTGTTAATGGCTGCCACCCAGTCCTTCTACCCTGAAGTAGCCTATGCCCAGATGGTGTACGGAGCCTCTATAGTGTCCTTCCTTGGAGGTGCCCGCTGGGGATTTGCCATCCCCACTGGTAGCCCTGCCAAGCCAGACTGGATGAACTTGGGCAACAGTGTGGTGCCGTCACTCTTAGCTTGGTTGGCGCTGCTCTGCAGGGACAATATTACAGAAGGAGCCATAGTGGTTATAATGGGACTGGGTCTGTCTCTGCATTATGACCTGACCTTGCTGCCAGGCTACCCCACCTGGTTCAGAGCCATGAGGACTGTCCTCACTCTGGTCGCCACCTTCTCACTGGTTGCAACACTGATACTCAAAAAAGTCTGTGTAGAGAGAAAACTCAAAGAGATGGAGAAGTGA